The genomic window GCCATTAAAAAAGCTGCCTTGAAACAGATTAAGGCAGCTTTTATTACGCTGACCCACCAGGGTTCGAACCTGGACTCTTCAGGACCAAAACCTGACGTGTTGCCATTACACCATGGGTCATTCTTCCTTTTTGATTCTGCAAAGATAAAAAAAATATTTCTACGCCAAATAAAAAAACAAACCGGATGGTAAGATTTTTCTAATCAGTGTTTATGCAAAATGAGCTCATCTGCTTTCATTCTCCAGGTTTTACCTCCCATTTCCGACCTACTCAGATGCTGTTCGTTATTTATACCTTTCAGATATTCTTCGGCATCTTCATGAATGGTAATTTGCTTTCCTTCAGGAACCTTAATAAACACTTCAACATGTTGGATCCGGTATTGACTGGCTTTGGGAACTTTAAAATGAGAAGCCAGTGCGAGGGTTGAGTCTTTTCTTTCCCATTGATAATTTATTTTTTCTGCATATTCCGAAGCATTATCGAAAGTTTTACCCCGCGATATTTTTTTTATCCTGAGCCTGTAATGCTGATCGTTGCTTTTTTGAATGTCGATGGAAGGCGCAAGATAGAAGTTATCCTCTCTGTCAATTCCCTGAATAGGACGTGCATCATCTGCAAACGGATTGTTGTTGAGATAATACTCGGGGGCTTCTGAATGATCAATTTGCAGCATCAGATTGCCAGTGCCAGCAATATCGAGCACTTGTTCCTCTACTTTATAGGATTGTATTCCCAGATTGCGGACCTGCCACATGATCGTTCCCGGCAGATAGAGCAAAGCGGCAATCCAAATAATAACGCCTGTAAGAATGAGCGCCTTGTCATTGGCCTTAAAATTGGTGACCAGCTTGACCCCTCCATAGATGATAAACAAGAGGGGAATGGAGACAAACAGAAAGAGGGATATAATGAGCAAAGTGAAGGCAGTTTTAGTAAACAGGGATTTTATAAGGAAATAGAAAGGCACCTGTATATCAAACAGGTCAGGAAAAGGAAATTCAATGAACGTCACCTCCAATATTGAAAAAAGGGCTGCAACACCAGCCAGAATAAGGCATATGCCAATCAGAATCATCAGTATTTTAAGGAAAATTTTCAGTATCTTACCCAATACCTGAAACATTTCATTCAAGGCATTGGTCATGTTTTTATATTGATCAGAGCGCTGAAATTTTTTGAATCTTCCCCTTACCTCTTCATATTCCCGCTTTACATTCTTTTCAATATTGGAAATGGTAACCCTTTCTCCTTTCATTTCAAGTTTCTGGGCATAGGTTTTGGCCGGGGGAACAAAGATCCATAGCAAAATGTACGCTACTGCTGTAAAACCATAGGCCAGTATAAGTAAAACAAAGATGAGCCTTATCCACACCGGATCAATATTGAGGTAAGCCCCGATTCCTCCGACTACACCCCCAAGAATGGAGTTGTCAGGGTCGCGGTACAATTTTTTGCCGGTGGACTTGGCAGCAAAATCCTCGCTTTTTTTTTCATCATCGGTAAAATCTTCCGGTTCCCCCATACTTTCAATAACCTCTGTAACATCCTCAATAGTGACAACCTGTTTATAATCTGACAATTTGCTTTGAAAAAGTTCTGTCATTCTGAGCTCAATGTCACTGATGATCTCGGCACCTTCTTTTGTTTCCCTAAAATGGCGGTGAATTTTCTCCAGATAAGCGCTTAATTTTTCGTAAGCATCCTCATCGAGATGAAAGATGATTCCGCTGAGGTTTATTTTGACCGTTTTTTTCATGATTGATCCGTTTTATGATTCCTTTTTTCGTTGATCCGGTTAACTGCCTTAATAAGTTCATTCCATGATTCATCCAGTTCTTTGAGATATTCTCGTCCCTTTTCCGTAAGGGTATAATATTTTCTGGGAGGTCCCTGTTTTGATTCTTCCCAGCGGTATTTCAACAAGCCGGCATTTTTTTGCCTGGTAAGCAAAGGATAGAGTGTGCCTTCCACAACAATCATCTTTGCTTCCTTGAGCTCATGAATTATTTCGGAGGCATAACAGTCCTTTCGCGCAATAATAGCCAGGATACAATATTCCAACACGCCCTTCTTCATCTGAGCTTTTGTATTCTCAATTTTCATGGGTTAATCGTTTTTTTTACGTTTGAAGTTTTGCTTCATATCTTCATATTCAGAGCGGGCTTTTTGCTTAAAGTCGGAAAAGGTAAATGACTGCCCTCTCATTTCCATCTTCTGAGTTATGCTGGATGCCTGGGGCGTAATCAACCACATTATCAGATAAACGAGAAGCCCCGAACCAAAGACCAGAAAGATGATGATGAATACAATCCTGAAAAGCACGGGATCAGCATTGAAATACCATCCCAGACCGCCGCATACTCCTCCTAAAACCTTATTTTCAGGATCTCTGTAAAGTCTTTTGTTATTACTCATTTTTTGGCCTCCCTGTTTTGTATTTTGTTCTTCCGCAGAAACGTATGCTTCCGGCTCTCCCAGGGTTCCGATCACTTCCTCTACGTCCTGGAGATTAATTACCTGTTTTTGGGAAGTAATCTTTTCTGAAAACAGCTCTGCTATGCGCGTTTCGATCTCCTGAAGAATCTCATAGCGTTCGTTTCCGGGAAATTGCTTTTCCACAGCTTCCAAATACGACTTCAGCATTTCAAAAGCATCTTCATTGATGTGGAACAACATTCCCGCCAGATTAACTGAATACATCTTTTTCATGCCCTATTGATTTTTATTTTCTACAAAGATATGTAAAAAATATAGTAATATGCAATACAAGGTACCAAAAAATATATAATATTTTGTGTTATATAATAGCTTATATGGAATATCCGAAGCCTCAAAGAAGGAAAGATTGATGGGTCATCTATTCAAAAAATACTTACCTTTGAGAAAAAAATGAAAACAGCGGGCAATTTGATGAAGATGTCAACAACTCACACAAATACAGTGAGTTTTGATGAAATTGATAAATATACCGGAGTGCTTAATGGCATCAAAGGGCAGTATTTCATTTTTGAAGACGGCTCGGTTTTCAATCTCCGTAAACATAATGGATATCTGGCTGAAATTGAAATTCATTAATATCTTTGTGATGATTCAACTCCGGTATGTATATCGGGGAAATATGAAACTTTTTATGAACCGGATCGATGTTCTTATTAGATTTGGCAGGTAAAAAATGACGATTATGGAATTAATCTTTGCCACCAACAACCCTCATAAGTCGAGGGAAATTCAGGCCCTGGTGCCTGAAAAAATAACAATTTTGAGTTTAAAAGATATCAATTTTCAGGGGGATATACCCGAAAACCAGGCTACCCTGGAAGGAAATGCCCGTGAAAAGGCCTGTTATATCTATGAAGGATATGGAAAGAATTGTTTTGCCGATGATACAGGGCTGGAAATAGATGCCCTGAACGGAGAACCCGGAGTTTATTCGGCAAGATACGCCGGAGCGGATAAAGACCCCCAGGCTAACATGGATAAGGTGCTTAAAGAACTGGAAGGGATTCCGGACAGAAGGGCCCGTTTTAGATGTGTTATTTCCCTGATCATTGATGGAGAAGAAAAACAATTTGAGGGAGTAGTCAACGGGCAGATTCTTCAGGAAAAGAGAGGAAGCGAAGGCTTCGGATACGACCCCATTTTTTTACCGGCCGGGTATGATAAGACTTTCGCAGAGATGCCGCTGGAGCTGAAGAATAAAATAAGCCACAGAAGCCAGGCCATTAACAAACTGGCCGACTATCTCTCACACTATATGGATCGTTAATTGACGATGGAACATCCTGTCAACATGAAAATTATTGCCTGTTTCATTATGACCGGTTTATTCTGCTCCCTGCCTTTTATTGGCGCCCGGGCACAGATCCCTGTGGGTAAATGGCGGGCACACCTGTCCTATGATTCCATACAGGATGTTACCGGATCAAAGGAGCGAATTTTTGCAGCCGCTCAATCGGGTATCCTGGTTTATAACAAAAATTACAACAGCACCGAAACCATAGATAAAGTGAAAGGTTTGAGTGAGGCGGGAATTTCTTCTCTTGGTTACTCAAAGAACCACCAGGCTCTGCTGATCGGATATCAAAGCGGCAATCTGGATGTTCTGAAAGACGGAGACGTTACCAATCACCCTTATATTAAGGACCATGCTTATTATACGGAAGGAAAGATTGCCGGCATCACTTTCAGACAAGGAAAGGCATTGTTAAGTTGTCCTTTTGGAATTGCGGTATTTGATATGGACCGGAAAGAATTCCTGGAAACCTATCAGCCCGGAAAGAATCAGGTGTCAAAGGTTCACGATGTGGCATATGATGACAAGAACTATTATGCGGCTACTGAAAGCGGATTATTTTATGCAGATATTAATACACCGGATCTCTATGATCCGGAGAGCTGGGAGCAGGTAACTGCATTTCCCAATTATAACAGAAGGGTGAAAGAGGTAGAAGTATTTAACGGATATACCTTGATAAATGTACAAAAGGAAGGGGATAAGTCGGAAATCTATTATATGAATGATTTGAATAACTCCGTATTGCTTCTGGAAGGGAAGGTTGAAACATTGAAAAGTAGCACGGATAAGTTTTATATAGGATTATCGAACGCCATCCGAATTTATGCCAGTGATTTGAGTTTTGTTGATGAAATTACGGAATACGCTTCTCTGCGCTCCCGTCCGAATTCAATTTACCCCGTTTCAGGAGGAAATGTATGGATCGGCGATTCCCGGGCAGGGCTTATCAGGCTTAGTGGCAATGCCGCGGAAAGCATTGTGCCCGATGGCCCTGCAACGGACCATGCTTTTGCAATGGTGAGCGAGGGTAACCGTATTTTTTCAGTTCCGGGAGGATATGACGACCAGTTTAACCCAAAAAACAGAAACGGGGCAGTACAACAGTTTTCCGGCCAGGAATGGAATAATAGGCTCTTTTCACAATGGAAAGATTTTGTGGATATTGTAACAGCACCTGAAAGCAAAGAGGATTTGCTAATAGGAAGCTGGGGTGATGGAATACTGGAAATCCGGGAGGGAAAGATTAAAAATCAATTTGTGGAAAACAACAGCAGCCTGGAAGCATATAATGATGGGGGAGTATATGTACAAGATATGGCATGGGATGAGGAGGGAAACCTCTGGGTATTGAATTACGGTAGCGCACACCCGTTTAAATTCATGGAGGCCAATGGCAATTGGAAAGTCTTTGAATATGAACCTTTACAGGATAAAGTACCAATGGGACTTCTGTCCGCAAAAAATGGCTACAAATGGGGCTTCCTGAATGATTCTCCTTATCTTTTTGTTATCGATGACAGGAATACCCCTTCCCAAACGGAAAATCACAGGGTCAAGATAACCGAGGCCAGAGACAACAACGGAAAATCGTATGCCAGCAGAATTTATGCCATTCAGGAAGACAGGGAAGGGAATATATGGTTTGCAACCGACGAAGGCATTGGCGTAGATTATGATCCGCAAAGTATATTTGAGGAAGACACTTATCAACCCAACCGCCCCCGAATTTCAGAGGAAGGTTATACCCATTTTATGCTGCGCGACAATATCGTTACGGATATTGCCGTAGATCCGGCAAATCAAATTTGGTTTGCTACTCAAACTTCCGGCGTTTTTGCCTACAATCCGAAGGCACAGGAAATGGTCCATCATTTCACAGCTTCTTCCAGCCCGCTTTTAACGGACACGCTTCAGTCCATTGCGGTGAATGAAACAGGGGAAGTATTTATGGGCACCAGCCGGGGTATGATCTCTTACCGGAGCCATACTTCTAAAGGTCAAGATACCTTTGAGGATACCTATGCTTTTCCCAATCCTGTGCCTCCGGATTACCAAGGTACTATAACCATAACCAGCCTGGTAGAAAATGTGAATGTAAAAATCACTGATATCAACGGAAATCTTTTATATGAAACGATAGCAAAAGGGGGACAGGCCACCTGGAGCGGAAAAGATTTTTCGGACCGGCCCGTCGGAAGCGGCGTTTATCTTATATTCCTTACCAATAAAGATGGATCGAAAACTCATGTTGAAAAATTATTGTTTATCCGGTAAATTGCCTTATATTTTCCCGTCATTTATGTTGAACCCAAAATATTATATATACTATGGCAGCAATACAATTCAAAGGGAAAAAAATACACTACACCATCCAGGGAGAAGGTGAACCATTGTTTTTGATCCATGGTTATCTTGAAGCACTGGAAATCTGGGATGAGTTTGCTGAAGCCCTGGCTAAAGACCATATGGCAATAAGAATGGACCTTCCGGGCCACGGAAAATCCGAAGTTGTGGAGGACACGCATAGTATGGAGCTGTTGGCTGAGGCTGCCAATGCAGTGCTTGAGGAAAATCAAATATCTTCGTGCTCCATGATCGGACACTCGATGGGAGGGTATGTAACGCTTGCTTTTGCCGATAGGTATCCTGAAAAGATAAACCGTTTTTCATTATTCCATTCCCATCCCTTTGCCGACAGTGAACAGGTAAGACAAAACCGGCAGAACGCCATTGAAAAAATTAAACAGGGAAAGAAGGAAGAGATATGCCGGTNNNNNNNNNNNNNNNNNNNNNNNNNNNNNNNNNNNNNNNNNNNNNNNNNNNNNNNNNNNNNNNNNNNNNNNNNNNNNNNNNNNNNNNNNNNNNNNNNNNNNNNNNNNNNNNNNNNNNNNNNNNNNNNNNNNNNNNNNNNNNNNNNNNNNNNNNNNNNNNNNNNNNNNNNNNNNNNNNNNNNNNNNNNNNNNNNNNNNNNNNNNNNNNNNNNNNNNNNNNNNNNNNNNNNNNNNNNNNNNNNNNNNNNNNNNNNNNNNNNNNNNNNNNNNNNNNNNNNNNNNNNNNNNNNNNNNNNNNNNNNNNNNNNNNNNNNNNNNNNNNNNNNNNNNNNNNNNNNNNNNNNNNNNNNNNNNNNNNNNNNNNNNNNNNNNNNNNNNNNNNNNNNNNNNNNNNNNNNNNNNNNNNNNNNNNNNNNNNNNNNNNNNNNNNNNNNNNNNNNNNNNNNNNNNNNNNNNNNNNNNNNNNNNNNNNNNNNNNNNNNNNNNNNNNNNNNNNNNNNNNNNNNNNNNNNNNNNNNNNNNNNNNNNNNNNNNNNNNNNNNNNNNNNNNNNNNNNNNNNNNNNNNNNNNNNNNNNNNNNNNNNNNNNNNNNNNNNNNNNNNNNNNNNNNNNNNNNNNNNNNNNNNNNNNNNNNNNGTCGGCAAATTTAAAAGCAAAATTGTAAATCAATCCCTCGTTGGTAACTTTACTGAAAAACGGCGAATGGTAAGAGGTATCTACCGGAACAAAATAATCGGGCATAATGCCTCCGCCCCCGAAAACAATATCGCCTTTCGGGGTCTTGTACTTTAACGAATCGGCAAACTCTATACTATCCGCATTAAAAAACTCTCCGTGCTTAAAACGTTCGTTAATATCATTGTAATACTGGTCTCTGCCGTCTTCATAAGGTTTTTGAATACAACGGCCGGTTGGGGTGTAATATCTGGCAACGGTCAAACGAAGGGCTGAACCATCGGACAATTTAATTTGTTCCTGAACAAGTCCTTTGCCAAAAGATCTTCGTCCTACAACAAATCCGCGGTCATTATCCTGAATGGCTCCTGCAAGAATTTCACTTGCCGAAGCCGACCATTCATCAACTAAGACGGCAACATCCAAATCCTGGCAAACACCACGAGAAGAAGCATGTATCTCTTGCTTGGGAGCGTTTCGCCCTTTGGTGTAAACAATAAGTTTCCCTTCTTTCAGAAATTCATCAGCTATACTGGTGGCGGCGTTGAGAAATCCTCCACTGTTACCCCTCAGATCAATAACTACCTTTTCAAGGGAGTTTTGTTTTAATTTTTTAATTGCTTCTATAAACTCCTGATGTGTAGTTTTTGAAAATCGGTTTATTTTGATATACCCCGTTGAGGGATTGAGCATGTAGGAAACATCCACACTGTAAAGGGGAATTTCATCACGGGTTATGGTGAAATGTAGTGGTTCGGAGGAACTTCTACGTTGAACGGTAATATCCACTTCGGTTCCTTTTTCTCCTTTTAGCATGCTTACAATCTTATCGGTGGACATATTTTTCCCTGCCACCACTGTATCATTCACCTTAACAATCCGGTCGCCCGGTTGAAGACCTACCATTTCAGAAGGGCCCCCGCTTATTACACTTATTACCACTATGGTATCATTCTGCATATTAAACTGTATCCCTATGCCCTCAAAGTTCCCCTGTAAGGGTTCATTTACATCTTTTAAATCTTTGGCCGGAATATATACCGAATGGGGATCCATATCCTTCAACATTGCAGGAATAGCAGATTCCTGAAGATTTTCCTTAGAAACAGGATCTACGTAATTTTTTTCTATATAATTGATTACTTTGTTTAACTTATTGGGATGGTTGTAAACATAAGTTTTATTTCCCGGAGCA from Bacteroidales bacterium includes these protein-coding regions:
- a CDS encoding PspC domain-containing protein, which encodes MKKTVKINLSGIIFHLDEDAYEKLSAYLEKIHRHFRETKEGAEIISDIELRMTELFQSKLSDYKQVVTIEDVTEVIESMGEPEDFTDDEKKSEDFAAKSTGKKLYRDPDNSILGGVVGGIGAYLNIDPVWIRLIFVLLILAYGFTAVAYILLWIFVPPAKTYAQKLEMKGERVTISNIEKNVKREYEEVRGRFKKFQRSDQYKNMTNALNEMFQVLGKILKIFLKILMILIGICLILAGVAALFSILEVTFIEFPFPDLFDIQVPFYFLIKSLFTKTAFTLLIISLFLFVSIPLLFIIYGGVKLVTNFKANDKALILTGVIIWIAALLYLPGTIMWQVRNLGIQSYKVEEQVLDIAGTGNLMLQIDHSEAPEYYLNNNPFADDARPIQGIDREDNFYLAPSIDIQKSNDQHYRLRIKKISRGKTFDNASEYAEKINYQWERKDSTLALASHFKVPKASQYRIQHVEVFIKVPEGKQITIHEDAEEYLKGINNEQHLSRSEMGGKTWRMKADELILHKH
- a CDS encoding PadR family transcriptional regulator, whose amino-acid sequence is MKIENTKAQMKKGVLEYCILAIIARKDCYASEIIHELKEAKMIVVEGTLYPLLTRQKNAGLLKYRWEESKQGPPRKYYTLTEKGREYLKELDESWNELIKAVNRINEKRNHKTDQS
- a CDS encoding PspC domain-containing protein, whose product is MKKMYSVNLAGMLFHINEDAFEMLKSYLEAVEKQFPGNERYEILQEIETRIAELFSEKITSQKQVINLQDVEEVIGTLGEPEAYVSAEEQNTKQGGQKMSNNKRLYRDPENKVLGGVCGGLGWYFNADPVLFRIVFIIIFLVFGSGLLVYLIMWLITPQASSITQKMEMRGQSFTFSDFKQKARSEYEDMKQNFKRKKND
- a CDS encoding DUF2797 domain-containing protein translates to MKTAGNLMKMSTTHTNTVSFDEIDKYTGVLNGIKGQYFIFEDGSVFNLRKHNGYLAEIEIH
- a CDS encoding non-canonical purine NTP diphosphatase; the encoded protein is MELIFATNNPHKSREIQALVPEKITILSLKDINFQGDIPENQATLEGNAREKACYIYEGYGKNCFADDTGLEIDALNGEPGVYSARYAGADKDPQANMDKVLKELEGIPDRRARFRCVISLIIDGEEKQFEGVVNGQILQEKRGSEGFGYDPIFLPAGYDKTFAEMPLELKNKISHRSQAINKLADYLSHYMDR
- a CDS encoding T9SS type A sorting domain-containing protein, with amino-acid sequence MEHPVNMKIIACFIMTGLFCSLPFIGARAQIPVGKWRAHLSYDSIQDVTGSKERIFAAAQSGILVYNKNYNSTETIDKVKGLSEAGISSLGYSKNHQALLIGYQSGNLDVLKDGDVTNHPYIKDHAYYTEGKIAGITFRQGKALLSCPFGIAVFDMDRKEFLETYQPGKNQVSKVHDVAYDDKNYYAATESGLFYADINTPDLYDPESWEQVTAFPNYNRRVKEVEVFNGYTLINVQKEGDKSEIYYMNDLNNSVLLLEGKVETLKSSTDKFYIGLSNAIRIYASDLSFVDEITEYASLRSRPNSIYPVSGGNVWIGDSRAGLIRLSGNAAESIVPDGPATDHAFAMVSEGNRIFSVPGGYDDQFNPKNRNGAVQQFSGQEWNNRLFSQWKDFVDIVTAPESKEDLLIGSWGDGILEIREGKIKNQFVENNSSLEAYNDGGVYVQDMAWDEEGNLWVLNYGSAHPFKFMEANGNWKVFEYEPLQDKVPMGLLSAKNGYKWGFLNDSPYLFVIDDRNTPSQTENHRVKITEARDNNGKSYASRIYAIQEDREGNIWFATDEGIGVDYDPQSIFEEDTYQPNRPRISEEGYTHFMLRDNIVTDIAVDPANQIWFATQTSGVFAYNPKAQEMVHHFTASSSPLLTDTLQSIAVNETGEVFMGTSRGMISYRSHTSKGQDTFEDTYAFPNPVPPDYQGTITITSLVENVNVKITDINGNLLYETIAKGGQATWSGKDFSDRPVGSGVYLIFLTNKDGSKTHVEKLLFIR
- a CDS encoding alpha/beta hydrolase; protein product: MAAIQFKGKKIHYTIQGEGEPLFLIHGYLEALEIWDEFAEALAKDHMAIRMDLPGHGKSEVVEDTHSMELLAEAANAVLEENQISSCSMIGHSMGGYVTLAFADRYPEKINRFSLFHSHPFADSEQVRQNRQNAIEKIKQGKKEEICR
- a CDS encoding S41 family peptidase; its protein translation is MKLNYKTLKLYFPIMLSIVLIGGILLGLSLDGNAPGNKTYVYNHPNKLNKVINYIEKNYVDPVSKENLQESAIPAMLKDMDPHSVYIPAKDLKDVNEPLQGNFEGIGIQFNMQNDTIVVISVISGGPSEMVGLQPGDRIVKVNDTVVAGKNMSTDKIVSMLKGEKGTEVDITVQRRSSSEPLHFTITRDEIPLYSVDVSYMLNPSTGYIKINRFSKTTHQEFIEAIKKLKQNSLEKVVIDLRGNSGGFLNAATSIADEFLKEGKLIVYTKGRNAPKQEIHASSRGVCQDLDVAVLVDEWSASASEILAGAIQDNDRGFVVGRRSFGKGLVQEQIKLSDGSALRLTVARYYTPTGRCIQKPYEDGRDQYYNDINERFKHGEFFNADSIEFADSLKYKTPKGDIVFGGGGIMPDYFVPVDTSYHSPFFSKVTNEGLIYNFAFKFAD